The Barnesiella intestinihominis YIT 11860 genome includes a window with the following:
- a CDS encoding M23 family metallopeptidase, with protein MYFGKTKHYILPLLLAFSLGNLNAQHNRNLSTHLHSKQHQDLIAGQQNIHKEINLVDSIALLEMLEEEEEEFPGIDIYGENWDQTWVNPYKVPIDKLPESATIDVSEYCMPIIGHITSNYGWRRRRMHRGVDLSLHIGDTVRAAFSGKVRLTRYERRGYGYYVIIRHSNGLETIYGHLSKFLVKPDQIVKVGEPIALGGNTGRSTGPHLHFETRYLGMDINPNKIFDFVNQVPHTDQYTFNPKELASSLGYGRYKGSNNGAKYVSYRVRKGDSLSRIANKYGVSISHLCKLNGIKRNGVLREGKILRIK; from the coding sequence ATGTATTTCGGAAAAACAAAACATTACATTCTACCTCTCCTGCTTGCATTCTCGCTAGGTAACTTAAATGCCCAGCACAATAGGAATCTCTCCACTCACCTACACTCCAAACAACACCAAGACCTCATCGCAGGGCAACAAAACATACACAAAGAAATAAACTTGGTCGATTCCATCGCCCTACTCGAAATGCTCGAAGAAGAGGAAGAGGAGTTTCCCGGTATTGATATTTATGGAGAAAATTGGGATCAAACATGGGTAAACCCATACAAAGTCCCAATAGACAAATTGCCCGAATCCGCTACTATCGACGTCTCGGAATATTGTATGCCCATCATTGGTCATATTACATCGAACTACGGTTGGCGACGCAGACGCATGCACAGAGGAGTGGATTTGTCGCTTCATATCGGAGATACAGTACGTGCGGCCTTCTCCGGGAAAGTGAGATTAACACGATATGAACGCAGAGGATATGGATACTACGTAATCATTCGTCACAGCAACGGCCTCGAAACCATATACGGCCATCTCTCCAAATTCTTGGTTAAGCCCGATCAAATCGTAAAAGTGGGAGAACCCATTGCTTTGGGAGGTAACACGGGACGCTCCACGGGCCCTCATTTGCACTTCGAAACGCGCTATTTGGGAATGGACATCAATCCCAATAAGATTTTCGACTTTGTAAATCAAGTGCCTCATACCGACCAATATACTTTCAATCCGAAAGAATTAGCCAGCAGCTTGGGATACGGCAGATACAAGGGCAGTAACAACGGAGCGAAATACGTATCCTATCGAGTTAGAAAAGGAGATTCACTATCAAGGATAGCCAATAAATACGGTGTCTCGATCAGTCATCTGTGCAAGCTCAACGGGATTAAGCGAAACGGAGTATTGCGCGAAGGCAAAATCTTACGAATAAAATAA